The following coding sequences are from one Lolium rigidum isolate FL_2022 chromosome 6, APGP_CSIRO_Lrig_0.1, whole genome shotgun sequence window:
- the LOC124667485 gene encoding uncharacterized protein LOC124667485, producing the protein MESSSSSSLLVTSSSGNKRAREADLAAGGGEGPESQGKRLRPEDLLDMLDDETEADAGGDLASVMRSLEEEISAGELELETGPPQPELGFLLEASDDELGLPPAGGSYTSSDDYAAEPADGGLFGAQIWGFEDEIDGGAADYGFGAVTSSPEAAAAAAAAAAEWGDDGFGDGLFGFGDESFGASDLAALRQETMPAV; encoded by the coding sequence ATGGAgagctcgtcctcctcctccctgcTGGTGACGAGCTCCTCCGGCAACAAGCGGGCCAGAGAAGCCGacctcgccgccggcggcggcgagggtccCGAGTCCCAAGGCAAGCGGCTGCGGCCGGAGGACCTGCTGGACATGCTGGACGACGAGACCGAGGCGGACGCGGGCGGGGACCTGGCCTCCGTCATGCGGAGCCTGGAGGAGGAGATCTCCGCGGGCGAGCTCGAGCTGGAGACCGGCCCGCCGCAGCCCGAGCTCGGGTTCCTGCTCGAGGCCTCCGACGACGAGCTCGGCCTGCCGCCCGCCGGCGGCtcctacacctcctccgacgactaCGCCGCCGAGCCCGCCGACGGCGGCCTATTCGGCGCGCAGATCTGGGGATTCGAGGACGAGATCGACGGCGGTGCGGCAGACTACGGGTTCGGGGCCGTGACCTCCTCgcccgaggccgcggcggcggcggccgcggcagccGCCGAGTGGGGCGACGACGGGTTCGGCGACGGGCTCTTCGGGTTCGGCGACGAATCCTTTGGCGCGTCCGATCTCGCCGCCCTGCGCCAGGAAACCATGCCCGCCGTCTGA